From a single Thermoleophilaceae bacterium genomic region:
- a CDS encoding GGDEF domain-containing protein has translation MRLGTPDKEERATALKLAGALWLTGAFTTSTGMLIPGAPTHHAGLLLALAASQAAWGVACFLIPWNTANALTFHTPALLALPMIAVMVASSGGARSVATYDLFFIVSYCAYFFEAKEALGYAALCGLVHALPLLYDPHAVSEGMLVQLYIAAPSYLVLAFVMGRARARLVQLRYAADELSRVDPLTGLPNRRAFTERIESHIGGERSSDVTGLMLVDLDDFKEANTLYGHPGGDRVLCETAAALRSAARAEDMVARLGGDEFAVVAHRLDVDGMRGLAERALGAVRAAGSRLDTELPGVRVTASIGWALYPHTAGTVEDLIAAADVSLRGVKGSGKDSMLSPEDWLAGEASV, from the coding sequence ATGAGGCTGGGAACTCCAGACAAAGAGGAGCGCGCCACCGCGCTCAAGCTGGCCGGTGCGCTGTGGCTCACCGGTGCTTTCACCACCTCCACCGGGATGCTCATCCCGGGGGCTCCCACCCATCACGCGGGGCTCCTGCTCGCGCTGGCCGCGAGCCAGGCGGCCTGGGGCGTGGCGTGCTTCCTCATCCCCTGGAACACGGCGAACGCCCTCACGTTCCACACCCCCGCTCTGCTCGCGCTCCCGATGATCGCGGTGATGGTCGCCTCCTCCGGAGGCGCTCGCTCGGTGGCCACCTACGACCTCTTCTTCATCGTCAGCTATTGCGCCTACTTCTTCGAAGCCAAGGAGGCGCTCGGCTATGCGGCGCTCTGCGGCCTGGTGCACGCGCTCCCGCTGCTGTACGACCCGCATGCCGTGAGCGAAGGCATGCTCGTGCAGCTCTACATCGCCGCGCCCAGCTACCTCGTGCTCGCCTTCGTGATGGGGCGCGCCCGCGCGCGGCTCGTCCAGCTTCGCTACGCGGCGGACGAGCTGTCCCGCGTGGATCCGCTCACCGGGCTCCCGAACCGCCGTGCGTTCACCGAGCGGATCGAGAGCCACATCGGTGGCGAGCGCTCCAGTGACGTCACCGGCCTGATGCTCGTGGACCTCGACGACTTCAAGGAGGCGAACACTCTCTACGGCCATCCCGGAGGCGACCGCGTGCTCTGCGAGACCGCCGCGGCGCTGCGCTCGGCCGCGCGCGCTGAGGACATGGTCGCGCGGCTGGGCGGTGACGAGTTCGCCGTTGTGGCGCACCGGCTCGACGTGGATGGCATGCGCGGGCTCGCCGAGCGCGCGCTCGGCGCGGTTCGCGCAGCCGGGTCACGGCTCGACACGGAGCTGCCGGGCGTGCGCGTCACCGCGAGCATCGGCTGGGCGCTCTACCCGCACACGGCGGGCACCGTGGAGGATTTGATCGCCGCGGCCGACGTGAGCCTGCGCGGGGTGAAGGGAAGCGGAAAGGACAGCATGCTGTCCCCCGAGGACTGGCTCGCGGGCGAAGCGAGCGTCTGA
- a CDS encoding FxsA family protein → MPIILLIALFIAVPIAEIYVIIKVGEAIGAVPTILILIADSVIGSMLWRSQGRRVWTRFRETVERGGVPHREVIDGVLVVFGGALLITPGFISDVFGILFLLPPTRSVIRRLLVRRLGKRIQIRAFRGRGRDYDVEGTATEYDSPSPRIER, encoded by the coding sequence GTGCCGATCATCCTGCTGATCGCGTTGTTCATCGCAGTTCCGATCGCCGAGATCTACGTGATCATCAAGGTGGGCGAGGCGATCGGGGCGGTGCCGACGATCCTGATCCTCATCGCGGACTCCGTGATCGGATCGATGCTGTGGCGCTCCCAGGGCCGCCGGGTGTGGACGCGCTTCCGGGAGACGGTGGAGCGCGGAGGGGTTCCGCATCGCGAGGTGATCGACGGGGTGCTCGTGGTGTTCGGCGGCGCGCTTCTGATCACGCCCGGCTTCATCAGCGACGTGTTCGGAATCCTCTTCCTGCTGCCGCCCACCCGGTCGGTGATCAGGCGGCTGCTCGTGCGCCGTCTGGGGAAGCGGATCCAGATCAGGGCCTTCCGGGGACGCGGCCGCGACTACGACGTGGAGGGCACCGCCACCGAATACGACTCGCCGTCGCCGCGAATCGAACGGTGA
- a CDS encoding metal-sulfur cluster assembly factor, translating into MPTVDDVEAALTNVIDPELGLDFVELGLVYDIEVEGKDVYITFTLTSPGCPIGPQVTEQMKEFVSDLPDVERVFPKMVFSPPWTPDLMSEEAKFALGF; encoded by the coding sequence ATGCCGACCGTTGACGACGTCGAAGCCGCCCTTACCAACGTCATCGATCCCGAGCTCGGACTCGACTTCGTCGAGCTCGGGCTCGTGTACGACATCGAGGTTGAGGGCAAGGATGTGTACATCACCTTCACGCTCACCTCGCCTGGCTGCCCGATCGGGCCGCAGGTCACGGAGCAGATGAAGGAGTTCGTGAGCGACCTCCCGGACGTGGAGCGGGTGTTCCCCAAGATGGTGTTCAGCCCGCCGTGGACGCCGGATCTCATGAGCGAAGAAGCCAAGTTCGCGCTGGGCTTCTAG
- a CDS encoding slipin family protein: MAVALAIIAIVVFFAVILLAASIRVLREYERGVIFRLGRLIAQKGPGLIFLIPIIDRMVRVDLRTVTLNIPPQEVITHDNVTARVNAVCYFRVIDPNRSIVEVENFLVATSQIAQTTLRSVLGTAELDTLLAERERLNVDLQKIIDDQTEPWGVKVTTVEIKDVEIPQSMQRAMARQAEAERERRAKIISSEGEYQAAQRLYDAAEIISRNPATIQLRYLQTLLELGSGQSSTIVFPLPIDLISPLMNMIGQGDGGSGDGGPGGGGPPPPPPPRPQNPRVQPGLEPTDEPKAPPVTPGLGPGDDVDPPERPAS; the protein is encoded by the coding sequence ATGGCAGTAGCGCTTGCGATCATCGCGATAGTCGTCTTCTTCGCGGTGATCCTGCTCGCGGCGTCGATCCGCGTGCTCCGGGAGTACGAGCGAGGCGTGATCTTCCGCCTCGGCCGGCTCATCGCCCAGAAGGGTCCCGGCCTGATCTTCCTGATCCCGATCATCGACCGGATGGTGCGAGTGGACCTGCGCACCGTCACGCTCAACATCCCGCCGCAGGAGGTGATCACCCACGACAACGTGACGGCGCGCGTGAACGCCGTCTGTTACTTCCGCGTGATCGATCCGAACCGCTCGATCGTGGAGGTGGAGAACTTCCTCGTCGCCACCTCACAGATCGCCCAGACCACGCTGCGCTCGGTGCTGGGGACCGCCGAGCTCGACACGCTGCTGGCCGAGCGCGAGCGGCTGAACGTCGACCTCCAGAAGATCATCGACGACCAGACCGAGCCCTGGGGCGTGAAGGTGACGACCGTCGAGATAAAGGACGTGGAGATCCCGCAGAGCATGCAGCGCGCGATGGCGCGCCAGGCGGAGGCGGAGCGCGAGCGGCGCGCGAAGATCATCAGCTCCGAGGGCGAGTATCAGGCTGCGCAGCGGCTGTATGACGCGGCGGAGATCATCAGCCGCAACCCCGCGACGATCCAGCTGCGCTACCTCCAGACACTGCTCGAGCTGGGCTCCGGCCAGAGCTCGACGATCGTGTTCCCGCTGCCGATCGACCTGATCTCTCCGCTGATGAACATGATCGGCCAGGGCGACGGCGGCAGCGGGGACGGAGGACCGGGCGGAGGCGGCCCACCACCACCACCACCACCGAGGCCGCAGAACCCGCGCGTGCAGCCGGGTCTCGAACCCACCGATGAGCCGAAGGCGCCCCCGGTCACCCCAGGACTCGGGCCCGGCGACGACGTTGACCCGCCAGAGCGCCCTGCGTCTTAG
- a CDS encoding nodulation protein NfeD — MRAIRLALFALLATAGIALSGPAGHPASAGAAPQAGPFAYSIELNADIDPATQKWIHKALGEAKDKHATVAIIRMDTPGGLDSSMRSIIKDILAAPMPVITYVYPNGSRAASAGMYIAQASDVIAMAPQTNIGSATPINSNGSDIRGALGRKVLNDSVAYVRALTSSHGRNADVAAQMVTKATNLTAQEALKQNVIDVIANDQQQLLQKLDGFQVKGPKAQTLHTAGIPVVTRDMTFQYDLLELLVNPTIAYLLLTAGFAGIAFEFFSPGMVAPGVLGAIALLLGLYGTAQLPVNAVGVILFFVAIVLFVLELKIGGHAVFAVGGIAALIASGLLLFNTGNGPFSIDVPVVIFAAALLGGLTMFAVSKAVQARHGPVSTGWEELVGREGVVRAPLDPAGQIFIQGALWRARLSDPAAEPPPVGDRVRVDSVDGLTLSVTHVGAPLDREESPAWQ, encoded by the coding sequence ATGCGCGCCATCCGGCTGGCGTTGTTCGCTCTCCTCGCAACGGCGGGGATCGCGCTCAGCGGTCCCGCCGGGCACCCCGCGTCCGCGGGCGCGGCGCCGCAGGCGGGCCCATTCGCGTACTCGATCGAGCTGAACGCTGACATCGATCCAGCCACGCAGAAGTGGATCCACAAGGCGCTCGGCGAGGCAAAGGACAAGCACGCCACCGTGGCCATCATCCGTATGGACACGCCCGGCGGCCTCGACAGCTCGATGCGCTCGATCATCAAGGACATCCTCGCCGCGCCGATGCCGGTGATCACCTACGTGTACCCGAACGGGTCGCGCGCAGCGTCCGCCGGCATGTACATCGCGCAGGCGAGCGACGTGATCGCGATGGCGCCGCAGACGAACATCGGCTCCGCCACCCCGATCAACTCGAACGGCAGCGACATCAGGGGCGCGCTCGGCCGGAAGGTGCTCAACGACTCGGTGGCCTACGTGCGCGCGCTCACGAGCTCGCACGGGCGCAACGCGGACGTGGCCGCTCAGATGGTGACCAAGGCCACGAACCTCACCGCGCAGGAGGCGCTCAAGCAGAACGTGATCGACGTGATCGCCAACGACCAGCAGCAGCTGCTCCAGAAGCTCGACGGGTTCCAGGTGAAGGGCCCCAAGGCGCAGACGCTTCACACGGCCGGGATCCCGGTGGTCACGCGGGACATGACGTTCCAGTACGACCTGCTCGAGCTGCTCGTGAATCCCACCATCGCGTACCTCCTGCTCACGGCCGGGTTCGCGGGGATCGCATTCGAGTTCTTCAGCCCCGGAATGGTCGCGCCGGGGGTGCTCGGGGCGATCGCGCTGCTGCTCGGCCTCTACGGCACGGCGCAGCTGCCGGTGAACGCCGTGGGGGTGATCCTCTTCTTCGTCGCGATCGTCCTGTTCGTGCTCGAGTTAAAGATCGGGGGCCACGCGGTCTTCGCGGTGGGCGGCATCGCCGCCCTGATCGCGAGCGGGCTGCTCCTGTTCAACACCGGCAACGGCCCGTTCTCGATCGACGTGCCGGTGGTGATCTTCGCGGCGGCGCTGCTCGGTGGCCTCACGATGTTCGCGGTGTCGAAGGCCGTGCAGGCGAGGCACGGCCCGGTGTCCACAGGCTGGGAGGAGCTCGTGGGCCGCGAAGGTGTCGTGCGCGCGCCGCTCGACCCCGCCGGCCAGATCTTCATCCAGGGCGCGCTGTGGCGCGCGCGGCTCAGCGATCCGGCCGCGGAGCCGCCGCCGGTGGGCGATAGAGTCCGCGTGGACTCGGTCGACGGCCTCACGCTCAGCGTGACGCACGTTGGAGCCCCTTTGGACAGGGAGGAGAGCCCCGCATGGCAGTAG